One part of the Deltaproteobacteria bacterium genome encodes these proteins:
- the fliN gene encoding flagellar motor switch protein FliN, translating into MEGQTEQEVQQPAFTELSEERKIGGGNDINFLLDIPLVVAVEIGRTRMLIKDLLQLGQGSVIEIDKLVGEPMEVLVNDKLIARGEVVVVNEKFGIRLTDIISPTERLKQLR; encoded by the coding sequence ATGGAAGGACAGACGGAACAGGAAGTGCAGCAGCCGGCCTTCACGGAGCTGAGCGAGGAAAGGAAAATCGGCGGAGGAAACGACATCAACTTCCTCCTCGACATCCCGCTCGTGGTCGCGGTGGAGATCGGGCGGACGAGGATGCTCATCAAGGATCTCCTTCAGCTCGGGCAGGGCTCCGTCATAGAAATCGACAAACTCGTCGGAGAGCCGATGGAGGTCCTGGTCAACGACAAGCTCATCGCCCGCGGCGAAGTGGTCGTAGTCAACGAGAAGTTCGGAATACGGCTTACCGACATCATCAGCCCGACGGAGCGGCTCAAGCAGCTCAGATGA
- a CDS encoding FliM/FliN family flagellar motor switch protein: FVIEAPMVFAFVECFFGGPSVRYVKAEGRYFTQIEQKIVRKIMEHAFADMSGAWQGIASLEPEYVSTEINPQFVTIVQPTEIVIKVQIHVELENFTGKLYFCIPYSVVEPLKEKLCSGIQADKFEIDERWTEGLRAKLIDSYVEVVAEMGRVQLSVGEIMNLVQGSVINLGVFAGSDLPVKVEGVPKFRGVPGFRKGNKAIKVTQIL; the protein is encoded by the coding sequence TTCGTCATCGAGGCGCCTATGGTCTTCGCGTTCGTCGAGTGTTTCTTCGGCGGGCCGTCGGTCCGTTACGTGAAGGCGGAAGGGCGGTATTTCACGCAGATCGAGCAGAAGATCGTCCGGAAGATCATGGAGCACGCGTTCGCCGACATGTCAGGGGCGTGGCAGGGTATCGCCTCGCTCGAGCCGGAGTACGTCAGCACCGAGATCAACCCCCAGTTCGTTACGATCGTCCAGCCCACGGAAATCGTCATCAAGGTGCAGATACACGTCGAGCTCGAGAACTTCACCGGGAAACTCTACTTCTGCATACCGTACTCCGTCGTGGAGCCTCTTAAGGAGAAGCTTTGCTCGGGCATCCAGGCGGACAAGTTCGAAATAGACGAGCGCTGGACCGAGGGGCTTCGGGCGAAGCTCATCGATTCGTACGTGGAGGTGGTGGCGGAGATGGGGCGGGTGCAGCTCTCCGTCGGCGAAATCATGAACCTCGTGCAGGGCAGCGTGATCAATCTCGGAGTGTTCGCCGGCAGCGACCTCCCGGTGAAGGTCGAGGGAGTGCCGAAGTTCCGCGGGGTGCCGGGATTCCGGAAGGGCAACAAGGCGATCAAGGTCACCCAGATCCTTTAG
- the fliP gene encoding flagellar type III secretion system pore protein FliP (The bacterial flagellar biogenesis protein FliP forms a type III secretion system (T3SS)-type pore required for flagellar assembly.), whose amino-acid sequence MPDALDLSNPVLSVFLLISFLSLLPAILVMFTSFTRIVVVLSFLRQSIGSQQIPPNPVIIGLALFLTLFVMYPTVTEVNRNSITPYIEKQISMTEAIVRAEPPVKSFMLRQTREKDIALFLNLGKEKAPATPSELSMRILVPAFAISELKSAFEIGFLLFLPFLVIDMVVASVLLSMGMMMLPPVMVSLPFKLLLFVLVDGWNLVVGSLVRSFH is encoded by the coding sequence ATGCCTGACGCACTCGATCTTTCCAATCCCGTCCTGTCGGTGTTCCTGCTGATCAGCTTCCTTTCGCTGCTGCCGGCGATCCTCGTCATGTTTACATCTTTCACCCGGATCGTCGTCGTCCTGTCGTTCCTGCGACAGTCGATCGGCAGCCAGCAGATCCCGCCGAACCCCGTGATCATCGGGCTCGCACTGTTTCTGACCCTGTTCGTGATGTACCCCACTGTGACGGAGGTAAACAGGAACTCGATCACGCCTTACATTGAAAAACAGATTTCGATGACCGAGGCGATCGTGCGTGCGGAACCGCCCGTGAAGAGCTTCATGCTCCGCCAGACGAGGGAAAAGGACATCGCCCTCTTCCTGAATCTCGGCAAGGAGAAAGCCCCGGCCACGCCGTCGGAGCTTTCCATGAGGATCCTCGTGCCGGCATTCGCTATCAGCGAGCTCAAGAGCGCCTTCGAGATCGGGTTCCTGCTCTTCCTGCCGTTCCTCGTTATCGACATGGTGGTCGCGAGCGTCCTCCTCTCGATGGGAATGATGATGCTGCCGCCCGTGATGGTGTCCCTTCCGTTCAAGCTGCTGCTCTTCGTGCTCGTGGACGGATGGAACCTCGTCGTCGGGTCGCTCGTAAGGAGCTTCCATTGA
- a CDS encoding flagellar biosynthetic protein FliQ, translating into MEPRRRVARKELPLTPDIVKDIIGDTIRTFLIAAGPVLIVSLVVGFLISLLQAITQIQDFT; encoded by the coding sequence ATGGAACCTCGTCGTCGGGTCGCTCGTAAGGAGCTTCCATTGACTCCCGACATCGTTAAAGACATAATCGGCGATACCATCCGTACGTTCCTCATCGCGGCCGGCCCGGTCCTCATCGTAAGCCTCGTGGTCGGCTTCCTGATCAGCCTTCTCCAGGCGATCACGCAGATACAGGATTTCAC
- a CDS encoding flagellar biosynthetic protein FliO, which translates to MTDLLLQMAGALAFVTILIAAAAWAWRKKQPGAKGLIGLVAYHPFGPRRGVAAVRVGREILVLGVTNADLKLFRVLDAAEFEAGSGASVPDKAQRLRKWKEELDA; encoded by the coding sequence ATGACGGACCTTCTCCTCCAGATGGCGGGCGCTCTCGCGTTCGTGACGATCCTGATCGCGGCGGCGGCCTGGGCCTGGCGAAAGAAGCAGCCGGGAGCGAAGGGGCTCATCGGCCTCGTCGCGTACCATCCCTTCGGTCCGAGGCGCGGCGTCGCGGCGGTCCGGGTGGGGCGGGAAATCCTCGTCCTCGGAGTGACGAACGCCGACCTGAAGCTTTTCCGGGTCCTCGACGCGGCGGAATTCGAAGCGGGAAGCGGGGCATCCGTCCCCGACAAGGCGCAGCGCCTCCGTAAATGGAAAGAGGAACTCGATGCCTGA